A single region of the Phycisphaerae bacterium RAS1 genome encodes:
- a CDS encoding putative type I restriction enzymeP M protein has product MAKKTRIDEPLTTAQQLGRLVKSARDIMRKDKGLNGDLDRLPMLTWIMFIKFLDDMEHVREQEATLAGKRFRPAIEPPYRWRNWAAKDDGITGDELIAFINQDEAMRPDGKRGRGLFAYLRSLQGANGGDRRDVIASVFHGTVNRMINGYLLRDVINKINAIHFSSSDEIHTLGHLYESMLKEMRDAAGDSGEFYTPRPVVRLMVKVTNPRLGETILDPACGTGGFLVETFRHLEQQCKTVQDRKQLQEQSIIGAEAKPLPYLLAQMNLLLHGLDFPRIDTGNSLATPVMQIGDKDRVDIILTNPPFGGEEERGILSNFPEDKQTSETAMLFLQLIMRKLKRPGHGSERGGRAAVVVPNGTLFGDGVCARIKEELLKDFNLHTIVRLPNGVFAPYTNIPTNLLFFDRSGATKDVWFYEQPLPEGRKNYTKTQPLQYEEFSDCVAWWPAKKRVENERAWKVRAADVLAKGCNLDIKNPSAAEDLAHLPPEQLVEDILTKEQRIIEIMHEIKHVLAESR; this is encoded by the coding sequence ATGGCGAAGAAGACTCGAATCGATGAGCCCCTCACGACCGCGCAGCAGCTCGGCCGCCTCGTCAAATCCGCCCGCGACATTATGCGGAAAGACAAGGGGCTCAACGGCGACCTTGACCGCCTACCGATGCTGACGTGGATCATGTTCATCAAATTCCTCGACGACATGGAGCACGTCCGCGAGCAGGAAGCGACGCTGGCCGGAAAGCGCTTTCGCCCCGCCATTGAGCCGCCGTACCGCTGGCGCAATTGGGCTGCCAAAGACGACGGCATCACCGGCGATGAGCTGATCGCGTTCATCAATCAGGACGAGGCCATGCGGCCAGACGGCAAGCGCGGACGCGGCCTATTCGCGTATCTGCGTTCGCTCCAGGGCGCCAACGGCGGCGACCGTCGCGACGTAATCGCGTCCGTCTTCCACGGCACCGTCAACCGCATGATCAACGGCTACCTGCTGCGCGACGTGATCAACAAGATCAACGCGATTCACTTCTCCAGCAGCGACGAAATTCACACCCTCGGCCACCTGTACGAGTCGATGCTGAAGGAGATGCGCGACGCTGCCGGCGACTCGGGCGAGTTCTACACACCGCGCCCGGTCGTACGCCTCATGGTTAAAGTGACCAACCCGCGACTCGGCGAGACGATCCTCGACCCCGCCTGCGGAACCGGCGGATTCCTGGTCGAGACCTTTCGCCACCTCGAACAGCAGTGCAAGACCGTCCAGGACCGAAAGCAACTTCAGGAACAGAGCATCATCGGCGCCGAGGCCAAGCCGCTGCCGTACTTGCTAGCCCAGATGAACTTGTTGCTTCACGGTCTCGATTTCCCGCGGATTGACACCGGCAACAGTCTCGCAACGCCGGTGATGCAGATCGGCGACAAGGACCGCGTGGACATCATCCTTACGAATCCGCCGTTCGGCGGCGAGGAAGAACGCGGCATCCTGTCGAATTTCCCGGAGGACAAGCAGACTTCTGAGACAGCGATGCTCTTCCTGCAACTCATCATGCGAAAACTCAAACGCCCCGGCCACGGCTCCGAACGCGGCGGCCGGGCCGCAGTCGTCGTGCCAAACGGCACGCTCTTTGGCGACGGTGTCTGTGCCCGCATCAAGGAGGAGCTGCTGAAGGACTTTAACCTGCACACGATCGTCCGGCTCCCAAACGGGGTTTTCGCACCGTACACAAACATTCCGACGAACCTGCTGTTCTTCGACCGTTCCGGCGCCACGAAGGACGTTTGGTTCTACGAGCAACCCCTCCCCGAGGGCCGCAAGAATTACACGAAGACGCAGCCGCTCCAGTACGAGGAGTTTTCCGATTGCGTCGCGTGGTGGCCCGCAAAAAAGCGTGTTGAAAACGAACGCGCCTGGAAGGTTCGGGCTGCCGACGTACTCGCGAAGGGCTGCAACCTCGACATCAAGAACCCCAGCGCCGCCGAGGATTTGGCGCACCTCCCGCCCGAGCAGCTCGTTGAGGACATCCTGACCAAGGAGCAGCGCATCATCGAGATCATGCACGAAATCAAGCATGTGCTCGCGGAGAGCCGCTAA
- the cotR gene encoding putative sporulation hydrolase CotR — translation MQPSTQPTIDSRFQILSFDGGGIKGLFAAAVLASLEDDFQVDVTNHFDLIVGTSTGGIIALGLGLGMRPREIVQFYTRHGGGIFRNRLGLRSISHYFTRKFSEIPLASALRERDAFGDKLFGQSRKRLVIPSYNLGEDDVYIFRTPHHERLRRDWKVPAWKVALATSAAPTYFPAARDVDHMRLIDGGVWANNPTMVGVIEALSVLSVPLASIHVFSVGTTDAVVARTNALDRGGLWQWRNAAVDVIMRGQSIGVHKQTLHLLGAEQVCRIDPKVPQGLFSLDRLNADQLIAKAAHESRVLAPSFKAQFLSHVAPPYVPLAGPKDGGST, via the coding sequence ATGCAGCCATCAACCCAGCCGACGATCGACTCTCGATTCCAGATCCTCTCGTTCGACGGGGGCGGAATTAAGGGCCTTTTTGCCGCCGCCGTGCTGGCGTCGCTTGAAGACGATTTCCAGGTCGATGTCACAAACCACTTTGATTTGATCGTCGGAACTTCGACCGGCGGCATCATCGCCTTGGGGCTTGGCTTGGGCATGCGGCCGCGCGAAATCGTGCAGTTCTACACCCGGCACGGCGGCGGCATTTTTCGTAATCGACTCGGACTGCGCTCAATCTCTCATTACTTCACGCGGAAGTTCTCGGAGATTCCGCTCGCGTCGGCACTGCGCGAGCGCGATGCGTTCGGCGACAAACTCTTCGGTCAAAGCCGTAAGCGGCTGGTGATTCCATCCTACAACCTGGGCGAAGACGACGTTTACATCTTCAGGACGCCTCACCACGAGCGACTTCGGCGCGATTGGAAGGTTCCGGCGTGGAAGGTGGCGCTCGCCACCAGCGCGGCACCGACGTACTTCCCGGCTGCTCGTGACGTCGACCACATGCGATTGATCGACGGCGGTGTCTGGGCCAACAATCCTACCATGGTGGGCGTGATCGAAGCACTGAGCGTTCTCAGTGTCCCGCTCGCGAGCATTCACGTATTCAGCGTAGGGACCACGGACGCGGTCGTCGCCCGCACAAACGCCCTCGATCGCGGTGGCCTGTGGCAGTGGCGCAACGCGGCCGTGGACGTGATCATGCGCGGGCAAAGTATCGGAGTTCACAAACAGACACTTCATCTTCTGGGCGCGGAGCAGGTCTGCCGAATCGACCCCAAGGTCCCACAGGGGCTCTTTTCGCTCGACCGACTGAATGCCGACCAGCTCATCGCCAAAGCCGCGCATGAAAGTCGCGTGCTCGCGCCGTCCTTCAAAGCGCAGTTCCTCAGCCATGTGGCGCCGCCGTATGTTCCTCTGGCGGGTCCGAAAGACGGAGGTTCGACCTAA
- the hsdR_2 gene encoding Type-1 restriction enzyme R protein encodes MSNEADTCRQYVLPKLIEAGWDSDPASFTEQRTFTDGRILVVGGRVRRGPQKRADYLLRYTRDFPIAVVEAKAEYRTPGAGLQQAKEYAEVLGLQFAYATNGHGIIEFDYLTGTEREFDRFPTPQELWSRLCAAEKISPEIGEKLLSPCFLHVGKTPRYYQEIAINRAVQAVLQDRSRNLLTMATGTGKTVVAFQICWKLWSSRWNRTGEHRKPKILYLADRDILIDDPKDKTFTPFADARHKIEHGEVVKSREMYFAIYQAIATDERRPGLFREFAPDFFDLIIVDECHRGSANDDSNWREILNYFAPAFQIGMTATPLRDDNRDTYRYFGNPLYTYSLRQGIDDGFLAPYRVHRVITTFDAAGWRPNQGELDRFGREIPDDEYHTKDFERVVALRARTEAIARHLTDFLKRTDRFAKTMVFCVDQEHADEMRRALTNLNSDLVQRYPDYVCRVTSEEGAIGRGHLSRFQELETTSPVILTTSQLLTTGIDAPTCKNIAIARVVGSMTEFKQIIGRGTRVRDDYGKYFFSILDYTGSATRHFADPEFDGEPALVTQQEIDENGQVTNEVIIDPEEVLDDGGDIVIANTGATIIDPVPPNERRKFYVDHGHVEIAAHLVYEMDDQGRQLRVVRYTDYAADRVRTLYPTAAELRAGWANPEHRAEIIAKLTDRGIDFDELAATTNQPDADPFDLLCHVAYNAPLRTRRERADRLRREKRDFFDQHGPEARSILNELLEKYAEHGTAQFLLPDVLKVPPISRHGNVVEIAAHFGGPDQLRDAVHELQTILYAA; translated from the coding sequence TTGAGTAACGAGGCGGACACCTGCCGTCAGTACGTGCTCCCCAAGCTCATCGAAGCCGGTTGGGACAGCGATCCCGCTTCCTTCACCGAGCAGCGTACGTTCACTGACGGGCGGATTCTCGTCGTCGGCGGCCGAGTCCGTCGCGGTCCCCAAAAGCGCGCCGATTACCTGCTCCGCTACACGCGGGACTTTCCGATTGCCGTGGTCGAAGCGAAAGCTGAGTACCGGACACCCGGCGCGGGTCTCCAGCAGGCCAAGGAATACGCCGAGGTTCTCGGATTGCAATTCGCCTACGCGACAAACGGCCACGGCATCATCGAATTCGATTACCTGACCGGAACGGAACGCGAGTTCGACCGCTTTCCCACACCGCAGGAGCTGTGGTCGCGGCTGTGCGCTGCTGAGAAGATTTCACCTGAGATCGGCGAGAAACTGCTCTCGCCGTGCTTCTTGCATGTTGGCAAAACGCCGCGCTACTATCAGGAAATCGCGATCAATCGAGCGGTTCAAGCCGTTCTTCAGGACCGTTCACGCAACTTGCTCACAATGGCGACCGGCACTGGCAAGACGGTCGTAGCATTTCAGATCTGCTGGAAGCTCTGGTCGTCGCGCTGGAACCGCACCGGCGAGCATCGCAAACCGAAGATCCTGTACCTCGCCGACCGCGACATCCTGATCGACGACCCGAAGGACAAGACCTTCACGCCGTTCGCCGATGCCCGCCACAAGATCGAGCACGGCGAGGTCGTGAAGAGCCGCGAGATGTACTTCGCGATCTATCAGGCCATCGCCACGGACGAGCGTCGTCCCGGCCTCTTCCGCGAGTTTGCTCCTGATTTTTTCGACCTGATCATCGTGGACGAGTGTCACCGGGGCAGCGCAAACGACGACAGCAATTGGCGTGAAATCCTCAATTACTTTGCCCCCGCGTTCCAGATCGGCATGACGGCTACGCCGCTCCGCGACGACAACCGCGACACGTACCGCTATTTCGGCAACCCGCTCTACACGTACAGCTTGCGACAGGGCATCGACGACGGCTTTCTCGCACCGTACCGCGTGCATCGAGTCATCACGACGTTTGATGCGGCCGGATGGCGCCCGAACCAGGGCGAACTCGACCGCTTTGGCCGTGAGATTCCAGACGACGAGTACCACACGAAGGATTTCGAGCGTGTCGTCGCGCTCCGCGCACGAACCGAAGCCATCGCGCGCCACCTGACCGACTTCCTGAAGCGCACGGACCGCTTCGCGAAGACGATGGTGTTCTGCGTGGACCAGGAGCACGCCGACGAAATGCGTCGCGCGCTGACAAATCTGAATTCGGATCTAGTGCAGCGCTACCCGGATTACGTTTGCCGCGTCACGTCCGAGGAGGGGGCGATCGGGCGCGGCCACTTGAGCCGCTTCCAGGAGCTTGAGACGACCTCGCCCGTCATCCTTACGACGTCGCAGCTTCTCACGACCGGCATCGACGCCCCAACGTGCAAGAACATCGCGATCGCGCGTGTCGTCGGCTCCATGACCGAGTTCAAGCAAATCATCGGCCGCGGCACGCGCGTCCGCGACGACTACGGCAAGTATTTCTTCAGCATTCTCGATTACACCGGTTCAGCCACGCGACATTTCGCCGACCCCGAATTCGACGGCGAGCCGGCTTTGGTCACTCAGCAGGAAATCGACGAAAACGGGCAAGTGACGAATGAAGTGATAATCGACCCAGAAGAAGTGCTCGACGACGGCGGCGACATCGTCATCGCCAACACCGGCGCCACCATCATCGACCCGGTTCCCCCAAACGAGCGTCGCAAATTCTACGTAGACCACGGCCACGTCGAGATTGCCGCTCATCTCGTTTACGAAATGGACGACCAGGGACGGCAGCTTCGCGTCGTCCGCTACACCGACTACGCCGCCGACCGTGTTCGGACGCTCTATCCGACCGCCGCGGAGCTTCGCGCCGGCTGGGCGAATCCCGAGCACCGTGCCGAAATCATCGCGAAACTCACGGATCGAGGCATCGACTTCGACGAACTCGCGGCGACAACCAATCAGCCCGACGCCGACCCCTTCGACCTGCTGTGCCACGTCGCGTATAACGCTCCACTTCGCACGCGGCGTGAGAGGGCAGATCGCCTGCGGCGCGAAAAGCGGGACTTCTTTGACCAACATGGCCCAGAGGCGAGATCGATTCTGAACGAGTTGCTCGAAAAGTACGCAGAGCATGGTACGGCCCAGTTCCTGCTTCCAGATGTATTGAAGGTTCCGCCGATCTCGCGCCACGGCAACGTTGTCGAGATTGCGGCCCACTTCGGCGGTCCGGACCAGCTCCGCGACGCCGTCCACGAGCTTCAGACGATCCTTTACGCTGCGTAA
- the xerD_2 gene encoding Tyrosine recombinase XerD yields the protein MSDEPDILQPEIELRLTVVPAPESNAVCEFGGSGNVPKLIEFAGPRARYRFIEFFAARIRNPHTRAAYHRAMGHFAGWCEDRQVQLVELNSVLVAAYIEQLQQHRPEPTVKQALAAIRMLFDWFVTGHVMPFNPASSVRGPRYSLRRGKTPVLDAEQARQLLDAIDTTTIVGLRDRALVAMMVYTFARVGAVANLEVDDYFQHGKRWSVRLHEKNGKLIEMRVHHNLETYLDAYLDAAAIRTDRKGPLFRRVAKHRHTTLTATAMSRQLIWSVVKRRARLAGLPREIGCHTFRATGITTYLKNGGTLEKAQYMAGHESSRTTGLYDRRQDDITLDDVERIAI from the coding sequence ATGTCTGACGAGCCTGACATTCTTCAACCAGAAATCGAACTCCGTTTGACGGTGGTTCCGGCGCCGGAATCAAACGCGGTTTGCGAATTTGGCGGCTCGGGAAACGTTCCAAAGCTAATCGAGTTCGCCGGCCCGCGCGCGCGCTACCGGTTCATCGAGTTCTTCGCGGCACGGATTCGCAACCCGCACACTCGCGCGGCGTACCACCGGGCGATGGGTCACTTCGCGGGTTGGTGCGAGGACCGACAGGTCCAATTGGTGGAACTCAATTCCGTGCTGGTCGCCGCGTACATCGAGCAACTCCAGCAGCATCGTCCAGAGCCAACGGTCAAACAGGCGCTTGCGGCAATACGGATGCTCTTTGACTGGTTCGTCACCGGCCACGTCATGCCGTTCAATCCCGCCTCATCCGTTCGCGGCCCGCGGTATTCGCTACGACGCGGTAAGACGCCCGTCCTAGATGCGGAGCAGGCCCGGCAACTGCTGGATGCGATCGACACAACGACGATTGTCGGTCTGCGTGACCGGGCGCTGGTTGCGATGATGGTGTACACGTTCGCTCGCGTCGGCGCCGTTGCAAATCTGGAGGTGGATGACTACTTCCAGCACGGCAAGCGTTGGTCCGTCCGGTTGCATGAGAAAAACGGCAAGCTCATCGAGATGCGTGTGCATCACAACCTGGAAACGTACCTGGATGCGTACCTCGACGCCGCCGCGATCCGCACCGACCGAAAAGGGCCACTTTTCCGGCGTGTGGCGAAGCATCGGCACACGACACTCACGGCGACCGCCATGTCGCGGCAGCTCATCTGGTCGGTCGTGAAGCGTCGGGCACGATTGGCCGGCCTGCCGCGGGAGATTGGCTGTCACACATTCCGGGCAACAGGCATTACCACCTACCTGAAAAACGGCGGCACGCTGGAGAAGGCCCAGTACATGGCCGGCCACGAATCTTCCCGCACGACCGGGCTGTACGACCGCCGCCAGGACGACATCACGCTGGACGACGTGGAGCGCATCGCGATCTAA